The genomic window GaacttcatattaaaaaataataaaatcctagTTTATACAAATCAAGGCCACCAGAGGCACTACCTGGGCCTTGGAGAAGATAATTTGCCTTAAATAGCACTACTGAAAAtgtcttaagaaaaataatttaggaagAAGTCATTGAATTTATCTCATCTCTGAAAATTTTTTACTTGTGTCatgtttctttccccaaattTAGTATGCTTCCAGGATACAAATACCCCCTGAAATATTAAATATCACAGATTCATTCAATGGGTACCTTTTTACAGAaaggcattaaaaagaaaaaaaaaaaaaaatctttttaattaaaacatttgaaacacAGTGTCAGAAGGTTCTAACCAACTCTTAAGGAATAAACAtcagtaatttctttcaaagataaaatCTGCACTAGAAAAGGTCATAATTCACATGTATGTAAATTTAAGGTTATAATCTGTGACATTTAAGGAACAACtgtactaaagaaaaagaaacgtCCATGGTTATCACTGAATAGCCCTAAATACCCACGAGATTTATAACCAAAACAGGCACATAGCAGCACAGCAGCCTCACCACACATCAAACTACTAACATCAGTGAATGCCTTGCCTGTGTCAAATATGATTTCAGAGCATATGACAACATCCAGTTTTGGAATTCAGAAATCACTGTTTAACAGATGCCACCCAACAGAATCAATGTAATGCCTCGTAAAAGATGGTAAGGTCAAATCCAGACTTAAAACACTGTGGTAAATTTAACCAAAAGTATCTTCCATTTATAGCCTTCTCAATACCCATGCCTACATTGCTGTCCTGGGAATGCCTCAAAACAATTAAGTCAAACAAAATCCTGTCACTATGTCCCCTCTTCATATATGAGGTTCTATCAAGTACAGATTCAGATGGAATATAAACAAAGGAAGtgaagataaatatattttacactaagataggaaggagaaaaaaaagagataaaaaagagGGAAGACCTAGTCTATCAtgaaggaggattttttttttcctctctctctaaatacaattcagaaaaagaagaaactaaatcTAAATCTATCTCACCCCAGCAATTGCCTGTGCAAGTAGTGTCTTTCCACATCCTGGTGGTCCATGTAAAAGAAAACCGCGAGGTGGAACCACACCTAAGTGGTTATAGACTTCAGGATGACGGACATGAATGAGCATCTTGCATATTTCCTGTTAAAAACAAGAGGGACCTCCATTTAAATTGCAGAAATTAGTATTATAGATTGCTAATATTGCAGACAGGCCAAAATAAAGCAAGTTCTgtttattaatataatttcagTGACTGCTTTCAGAAAGAttaatcaaaggaaaagaaaaaaaaacaaacaaaattttgttgctgttggtatAAGCAGCTACTCTCAGTGCCACGCACATGAATTCTGCCAGACTTGTTCTTTGTCATTTTTCATGCGACATTTTATTCACTCCATTCTGTATCCCACAAGTAAATTTTTAACTAACCTTTAAAGTTTCATCATTGCCTCCTACATTCTCAAACTTCACTGAAGGGCGGTAAAGCTCTGGTCCCTTACTTCTGACTATTAAGGAGGAAAAGTCACGCAAATTTAGACACAGCATAATAATAGTTGCTAACACTGAACAAAAAAAGTACTCAGCCTAAACAGTTAGTTAAGCACATGGAGTAGTATTATTTTTTGGTAGTATGCATAGGACTGGTATTTTTTTTAGTACAACATTAAGGCTATATTTCTTAACGAAACGCTTGAGGTCACTTCTCTACACCTCAGAAAACACTTCTCTGGTAATGGATTCCACGGTCAAATACCATCTCTTTGTTTGGAGCAGCACACCAAAAATAACTTCTCACCTTTCTCTTTAAGTAAGATGGAATCAATTTCTCCATCAACATCTGgaagttcttctttttttctttttgctctcttaccctttgtcttctttctttcactctcCAAGACAGAAAATTCTGTTGATTTCTAAGGGCATAAAACCAGAATTATATACACAAAACTTTCCAAGTCAGTGAATTTCTGCAAatacttaaaagaacaaaatgtgtCAGTGTCTATGATAACTTACACATATTATATGAATAAAGACAGGCGAGGCAGGAATTTAACCCCTTCTTTTtgtagaaaagcctttttttacttaggatttgcctttttttaaaaaaagggttaATTATACCAGTCACTTTTTTTTGCTAAGAGTACAtactttgaagcaaaaaaaatcccaaacaaccccaccccccccaaacaccaacACCACTAACCAAAATCAGGCACCAGTTATTTGCACCCCATAGAGCAATCCACTTTAGGGATGAATAAAACTGTATGAATGTATTTACTCCAATGGTAACAATTTTTATTACTAGTAAGTCATGAGTGGCtgtacaaaaaaattattcagtgcTGACACAAGTTAACTGCATGTAAGAAAAGGACTaatacaggagaaaagaaataaaaagaggttCAATGGTGAAAGccgtgtttgtttgtttataatatAGTATTGCAAACTTTTTACAATTTGAACACCTCCCTTTTATTCAATTTTTCTATATAAAAGGATGAAGTACTACTAGGATAAAGGGATGATTTGTCAAATCTGCCTATTCAGTAAGCATTTTGTGTAATCAGAAAGGTAGATGTAAGTGTAGTTCTTACTTCACATAAAAAAAGAGCATCCTGCCCAAACGTCTGGTCAGCCAAACAACATAAGTGTTATCTCCCACAGATAAATGGAAAGCTTTCAATAGCTAAAGAATgctgttttttattaaataagaaaaactggggggggggggggagggaggagagtaTCGCAAAGTGGACAACATATCTGGATGGGGAGTAGGACCTATTTTTAACTGCTTCGTAAGTTAATGCAATTTCCTTTCAATTTCCCCAACCCTTGTCCATCCAGAAAACTTCAGCTTTCCCCAGGCTCACTAACACTTAACCACTGGCTAAGGGAGACCACATGCTATGGCTAAAGCAAGCCACATGCTTCCCAACTAGTTAGTTATTCTGTTTGCTAGTGACCAGCCTAACAGCTAAGTTCCACTTATCTTTCTCCCAGTATGGGCACTAATCTGGATCTCCCTAATACTGAGCACTAGATCTTCCTcaaaaaatgtggaagaaattCATGATTTTGTGACTTTTTACCTCCCATACAAACATGCCTGAAACAGGCCAGAAGGTTCAAAAATCACTTCTGACATGGCAGAACAATGGGCTAAGCCCTTCCTTCTTCAGAAACCAAGCTAAAAACAAGTACTCCACTGGTCAATCTTCCCTTTCTATTTAACGTGTTCACTATCTTTAAACACGGCATGCatgtttctaataaaaataatatattttaaaaatccagggAGACAGACAGTCCTTTTGGTCTTAGTATCACCCTTTAAAAGCCTGtcaaattacacagaaaattataTTCATACTTGCTACTTAAATCACATTGGGTTTGTAAAACACAATACCTCAGAAATCAGCTGCTTTTCATCTCCTTCTCCATCCTCAGAAAGTTCAATGAAAAACTCTTTTCCACACGGAGTTTTATCAATGAACCAGCCCCCTTCAGACATGCGTGTTTCAACTCTTGTTCCTGGTGAGAGGGTGCTTGTTTGAGGTGCCGTTCGCACAGGAGGGGGGGTTTCCACTGGTTCATTTTTTGGAGTGGTTGGAACAGAATTGGGATTTCCTTTCTTGTACAAGCTCAGCAGGGAACTGTTCATATGATTTGTAGACTGCAgattcatgtattttaaaagaaaatgtacaggTTACAACTTGGATTATTTATATTAAGAGTCCAATGAAAACAATTTCATAAACATCATTTAGCATTATCCCTGCTGGAGAAAGTAGTCATGCATCTTCCAACCCACTCCTCTACAAGTCAAATGACTGCATACAAAACTACATCTGCTGGTTAAGGAGGCAACAGCCTTTGCGATTTACCCTGAAATGACCCCTGCTAATTGACAGTCACCTCTTAGTAACAGTCAGGTATGTCGAATTATTTCATTCATTTGAATGCCACGTCTTTCAGGCCCCCAGTGTGCTTTCCTCAAAAGTGATTCCCTACCAcaggttctttcttcttcttcagaaAATAGCCTCCTTTTAGCTCTACAGATTCTCAGTTGGAATTGCCAACTCTGACTATAACTCATCTTTATCTCCATTTTAAACTCTCCAAGTGCATTGCAATTGCACCACATAGAATCATGTGTTATACAAACACAAATGATCATAATAAAATCCAACTTACTAGATCTTCTGGATAATCATCATAATCAGAGTCATCTGTGGCACTTCCTGCAGTCCTTTACATGGAAGGAAGACAAAAACTATTAATGTATCAGAGCAGAACTGCGAgacacccacaaaacaaaacaaaagcaacttcCACAACGAAGTTCCCCATAACCATGATATGTAGCCTAAGACTGGAGAAAAATTCCTGACTCGCATGCTCTAAATTTACTGCTTTGGAGAGTTAAAAAATGCATACTTTCCAAGTCTGTGATAAGTTGGATTAATTTGGCAACCTGGCTGAAGACAGTCCTAAAAAAAAGTGATGTAGGATCAATCTGATTCAGTTCACCGAGAGATCACACAATCACCAATGCTGGCACAAGGGAAGTAGTAGCAAATCACTGCTGAACTAGACTAGTCCTTCTGACAACAATGTCCTATTTCCCACAAGACCCTTAATATCTATCACAGGTTAGAGAAACCAGAATGATCTGTGAGACTATGCACTGGGTTAGGAGTCAGGAGATCTTAATTCCAATCTCATAGCCAACAGTGATTTACTCCGAATAGCCTGTCCTGTAGTCTTCTCTCTCAGGTTTAGCTAGTATCTCTCACCCCTAAGAAagattaagaacaaaacaaaacaaagtaactGAATCACATGAGGACTGGGGCCTTGGAAAACTATCAAGGAAGCCCCAAGGATATGCACTAATTCAGGGCTGTATGTTCCCCATAACAGAGCAATCATGATTGGCTCTAGTATCTGCTTGTCTTCAGTGAAAAAAGTGCTTCCATTAACTACAGGTAACTTCTGACAAAAACAAGTCTATGGGAAATCAAGGATCTATCTGTAATCTTGAAACTACCAAAATTTAATATGAAgacagaaagctttaaaaaaattataatactaAAGGCATTATTGAAGTAATCTAATGGTAAAAATTCTTCTTACTCATTTTTCTCTTGTTGTCTTGCTCTTTTTGCCACATGTTCAGCTTCTAAAACTGCTAAATCTTCGTGTTCTTTTTCATTACTGATTATtccaaacactgaaagaaaaagttCAAACACGTTAAGAAAGCAGCCAAAGCATAAACAAAAAATTCCCCGTCTTAGACATAATACTAACAGAACTACCTTTTTCAACTTGTAttctaaaagcatttctttttcttcgtCCATATTCtgcactgaaaaaacaaaataaagaggtTACACCAACTACTTTTTCCCTCAACATACTGTCATTCTCAGTGgaaaaaatacattgtaaatTGATCCCTGAGCTTCTACAtaagttcttattaaaaaaaaaaataaaatgtgagaatGCGATTGTTTTTTCTTAAGCCTGGAACAGCTCAATCATTGGGATGAAGCAAAGCCACTAAACTACACTGGTCTCTAAAGGGACCTTTAATAAAAATTAAGGTCCTCTTTAACTGTAGATATAGAAGAGCAGCAATGTTCAAATGAACACACTGGATTCTATTTCACACCATGacccattttaaaatttttattcaaaCAAGAACATATGGACACATGACTACAGTCTAGAAAGGACAGTCCAGTGAGGAATAACTGTGCTAATTAATAATGGTCAGTATGAGAAAACCTGATTCAATGAGCATccttaaatgcaaacaaaaatcatCAACCTTTTACTTTCACTTACTGAgggtatattttatttatttgcttttatacaATAGCTgacagaggaaaaccaaaacaaaaacccaagatCTGAAAGCATCCTAAGCAAGGGTTTTGGCTCCCTTTCTCTTAACAAGGCACAAATAAATAGAACATGCGAACATGAATGAATATACTTCTCCACCTTCATTAACCCTCAACACCCACCAATGATCTGCAGAAACACAGACTTGCTCCCCACCCAGAAAAGTGTAACAGCCTAAAAATAATTAGGCAAGACTGACTGTCCTGCTGAGCAACTGAGCAAGACTTATTGTCTTACTGAATCCTCCATCTCCCCCATCTGCCTGCACTGAAGTGTTATTTTCCCTTGTATTTTAAGCTCATTGCATTAAGGACCAACATGTAATGCGTCTGTAGCTGTTTCAATAAAAGAAGCAACCCACAAAAAATGAACCGCAACTAGATCCTGCAATGCcaattcattaataaaatatcagTTAATAGATATATCAGCAGAGGAAAACACTGGAGTGGAAATGATCTTATTGTTTCAACCAACCTCAACAACTGGTAATAAAGTTAacataaaagacaattaaaattttgattaaaaagacACAAATGCAAAGTAACAAGATAATATAGTCCATATTTTGAATGTAGAATATAAGAATACAAATCTTTGCTCACCTGTAGGTTTTCTGCAAATCAGACGCTAGAATTCCAATGTCAACATACTGGCCACATTTACTACTTGCAAGATACTGAAATGAAGCAAGCAGCGAATAAAATCTTTGTCACTCACTTCACCAGAACAGCTAGATCAAATATGCCCATTTCAAACTCTACCCTTTTTAGAAgtcaaaatgaaaatcagaaacaGCTCTGAACTGCCTTGGAACACACTAGACAGTATTTCCCAAAGAAATGGGAAATGCTTATTAAGACACAGATAACAAGCTAGCTATGTTTCCCGGAGAAAAGCATTTTGGTGCTTTGGTGATTTCTGCCAGTGCAACTCCATTGTTTTTATTAAGAAAGATGACTTTGTAACCCACACACCATCTTACTGTCAATCCTTCTAAAGTTCTTGGTTTCTCTCAGTTAACTGCCTTGTTTTAGATCTCCTACCTTAAAAACGAAACAATCTACATCAATCAGTATGGATACTGTCATAATAAGAACTTTAATCTTTGCAAGATGCTTCAAAGAATACTACAGAAAAGTATATAAATGAAAGTGAATTCTATcaagcctttttttatttctctgacagCAGCTGATCCAACCCATTTTCAAACCACAATTATTCAAGTGTGAGAAAATGTACTAAATTTCAGGTACAACTGTACtccatttcctttcttcccccactCTCCGAATTAGGAGTGAGAAGGAGCTTCAATACAGTAACGGTggattccttcttaaaaaaagaaaacagagagaaagcatATCCCTAAAAAGATACAGTATCACAAATGTCACAGCAAGGAGAATTTCAAAGCCTCATTTAAATTAGTATCTCTATTTAAAACAATCAAATTGCTTAAAATTGaatacaaaaatttttttttaacgtgaTGTTACACTTCACATCACCCATGGGCAGCTACTGACCTACAGAAAATATCAAGCCTACCATAAATCCAGCTGGCTCTTTCATAATAATCAAGACACAGCCACTATGATCTTGTTAAGGAAAATAAGCAAGCTCCCTCAAGGAGCCGCTCACATTTTTAGGAATTGGAAGCGGAGTACACTTCCACACAGACACTGTGTGGAAATGGTGCTTAATTTGCAAAGTCACCgtaaatattcataaaatataaCACACCACTAAGCCACCTGAAGGAATCACTGTTCTCCCCACTCTTCACACGTGTATTATGGAAGTAAtcacattttttccctttcttcacaCATTTAATTAACCGCTGCACACGTTTCCAAACGTAAACACTTCCGATTTGCCTGCATCTGCCCAAAGCGtgagtttggggtgttttttttttttactattcaatTCACACTTGAAACAGCACCCAGCTTCAGGATCGGAAGTACCGAAGATGGAAGAAAGCAACCAAacgaaaataaaataaaatttaagagaaAGACCTTTTCAGAGGCCGCCTTAAAGTCCTGAGAGACCAGGCCGGGTTTCGGCCCTCGCTGCCCTTCCCTCCCGCCCCTCAGCGGCCCCTTTCAGCGAGAAGGGGGAAACGCCATCCCCGCCGCGCCTCCCGCCCCCACCGGCTCACGGCCCCGCGGGGACGAGGGCCGCCGCTGCCTGCCGACGGCGGGTACCTGCTTAACGCGCTGCTTCAGCCGCAGGTCCACGAAGCGTCCCGGCCGGCTCCGCATGGCGGCTCGCCGCCCTCCCCGGCCGAGGGGcctccccgccggcccgggggCTGTCCTACCGCTTCGCCTgcgcggggcggccggccgggcgggcgggaggaAACTCCGCGGAAGGCGGCGGCCGGGCGCCTCAGCGGCGGCCCCGCCAGCCCCCTTCGAACTGCCCGCCTGGACCGGCGGCGGGGCCTGGCTGTGGGCGCGCTCCCTTTCGCCCGCCTCTGACGCGCCGGGCCGCTAATTAGGCTTCAAAATAgagcccctccccgccccggtgAGGGCTGCGCGGGGTCCCCGGCACCGCCGCGGCAGCGCCCTGGCGAGGAGCGGGGACGTGCCCCGGCTGCCGCCCCTGAGGAGGCCCGGCTGCCGCGGGGACTCCATTTCCCAGCATGCCGCGCGGGGCGGCCCTGCCCGGTCGGGGGGAGGGGGTTGCAGGCAGGGCGTACGGCGGCCGGGAGGGCGGCGGCCGTGGACGGGATGGAGTCGGTGGTCTTCATCTTCTCGCTGATTGACTGCTGCGCCCTCATCTTCCTCTCCGTCTACTTCGTATCCTTCGGCTggtggcgggggggacggggtgCCCGGGGTGGGTAGGGTTGGGGCGGTGCCCGCGCCCGGTGGGACCGAGGTGGGCCGGGCCCGTTGAGGCGCCGCTGAGGGTgggcgagcggggccggggccgccgggtCGGCGGTGGGTTGAGAGCGGCGGGGCGTGAGGGCCCGTGCCGGGTAATGGCCGCTGGCGGGGGGTGCCCGAAAGGGCGAGTGATTCGGTGCCCGAAATACGTTCGTTCCTCCGAGCGGTGGAGCTcggggggggctgcaggctgcCACGGGCGTGTGCGGCCGGTGCCGTGGAAAATACACGGTCGCTCGGCAGAAGCAGCGTGTGCTCGGCGTTGGTGTGGAGGAAGGGGTGTCGAAGCATGCTTCGCCCCCTCAGAAACTACCCAGGCCTCAAAAAATGTGGCCACGCGATAGCCTTTTAATTGTGAGGGTACCTGACTCTTATTTCAGGTGTGAGCTGGTAGCTGGGAGACTTGAGAGTTCCCTGACAAACAGAATTTCCATATTCTTTGTTACAAACTTGGCTGCAGTCTTCGCTGCTCTGGCATTGTTAGCATGTAAAAGCACTCGCTCATTTGGCTTCCTTTTCttattcttctgaataaaagagaACGGGGTCTCAAACTCTTTCAGATCCTGGTGGTGTTTCAGAATCTAGCCAATTCTCCTAACAGAAAAGAAGTGCAAAAGCACTTGAAAGAAATTCGTCCTAGAAGGATAGGTTATTTGTTGAAAAATGAAAGGACTTTTTTAgagataggaaaaaaatctcatgctttttcttttccttggggaAAAGGAGTATGAGCTTTACAGGACATAGCATGATGATGTGCACATGTGCATCCTCAGCCTTTTTTGAAAGGACTCTTCTGTCTGCAATCTTCATGTTTCAGTTGCTGAAAGTTTATTTGCTAATAATGATGTTACCCTTTTATTTCCTAGCAAGTATGAATCAATCCAATGTtgctgtaaatgtaaaaaaagtaGATCCACTTCTTAAAACTGCACTGTTTAGCTTTATTGTGAGGAGAGTTTAAAAAGTGcattaactttttcttccttttaagttCTGGCTTCAAAGTGCTGTAGTAATAATTCTGATACTAAAAATATAGAGTTTGCCTCCCTGGTCTGTTTTAAGTGTTGAACTGAACTTTAGCACTTGTGCAACAGTTGCCGTTGGAAAAACATCATAAAATCACTTGGCCTGATGATAAAACGTGGCATAACTTTCTCCCTAAAGCAGGAATGAGTTGTAAATAATTGAAATGTGCCTTTGGCAGATCAGCTATAGAACAAGACAGACTATGCTGAGAGCAGAGTGCTCTCCCCAACTTATTGGATAAAAACAAAGCTTTGTGTATTCTGAGTTACCATACAATTTTTCCTTATCTTGGACTCCAGATAATTACACTATCAGATTTGGAATGTGACTACATTAATGCTAGATCATGCTGCTCAAAACTCAATAAAGTAAATTATTCTTCTTTGCCTTTAATGGGGTTTAAGAAAACAGTCCTTCATCTTAACATCACAAATAACAGGGGTGTAATGTATATCTGAATAGCCTTGACTGGCAATATTTTGCATGTATCCTTTATTTCAGTCTGCTTGTCTTTTTTGGATACCTGTCTTTGAGCAAATTCAGTCACAAAAGGCTGTTCTTCTGACTCTGAGATGGGCTGCTGCTCTGAATTGCTGGGACTAAGACTTAACTCTTCACAGAGCTCTTGACTTCCGTGCTTTCGTTCTTGTAGGTGTGCCACACCAAGGTTGTCTACTCATGACTGTTCAGATCTTTGTAGCAACTTTCTCTGATGCTCCTGTATAATCTCTAACCTCTCTTGAACAGTAGAGAGTTTTACTGTGAGAAGGAAAAGTactattttaaacaaatctgCTTAAAACTGATTTCATTAAATCAGTGTGGCCTTTCTGCATGGGTGTTCACTTTGATttaaaggtattttctttcttaatgtaaGAGAGAATGCTACAGGATACTATCAAGCCAAAAATGTGTTAATGCTAGGGGCTGACCCAATTTAACTATGCCAGTTTTCATATTGATCAACTTTCTTGTCTGTTCCAAGCCTAGGGGTGTTTGTCTTGTGTCTGTGCAGATTTTAATTATCTGCTTCTCTCATTCCTAAATCCACTGTTCTCTGCAGTGATTTCAAATGAGTGCTGTGTACTTTCTTAACTCGCTTTCTTAAATGCTTGTGTAATATAGCTGTGTTCAAACAGCTGCTGTGCTCCTCTCTAGAAATTCTTGTAATACTTGGATAAAGTATCTCTGTTGTAATATCTTAGGGCCTGATTTCTGGCTTGCTTACGTGGAATCTGTGCGAAGGTCTTAATTTCCCCGCATTGTGATGAAATTGCATGCTTCTGCTATGAATTTTTTGTCTGAGTTTTACATGATTAAAATCAGATGATAACTCTATATAGATCTCTCTTTCAGAAAGGAATTTACATTTGTGCATAtaactcttttcttccctttttacagTGGGTGGTCCCTGAGGTGATTGGCCATGCTGTTGTAACAGTATTGATGCTTATTTCATTGCACTGGTTCATCTTTCTCCTTAATTTGCCAGTAGCAACATGGAATATATATCGGTAAGTGCAAAGgggtttgtgtgcttttttttttttttccccactgttacTGATTTAGCTTTAAGTGTAGTATGAAGATAAATATTGTGTCATGATGAGATGTTTCAGTTACGTTCTTAAGCTGCTAACTGTTTTCATGGATCTAACTAACATAAAACTCTCCTCTCCTTGCAATTAAAATTACAAGAAACCCAACAGTGTAAAGGATATGAAACTTTTGGCCTTTCCTTGCATTCTTTCTAGTGCCCAGGAACCTTGATTTGTGAGTCATTCCCAAGTTCACAGGAAATAATAGTATATTAATTGGGATTGTGAAGTAGTACTGCAAACATAGTTGTTAATGTTTTTCATGCTGTGCCTGTATGTTTGATAGTGATATCCACGTAAAAATACTTAGGTCAGCATGGGTGATGGCTGGGGAGGATTTAGGAGAATAAAAAGTTATTCTCTTCAGCCTTCTGTTATCCCCCATGTTTGTGGTGTTATCCCCCTTGCCCTCCTTCATTTACTGTCTTGTCTCTCTCCCTCACTTGTGTTGTTTTTGGTCCCCCATCTTGCCTCTTTGTATTTGGAAAGGTTTGCAGGCTTTTCATCTTATGACAACTGTCAGTGTTACTGGTCTTTGTATACTGGGCTGTCCACTGCTTTGAAATGGTTTACTTACCAGTAGGGGTTTCCATGTGGCAACATTGGGACTGTCGGtgcaaaaatgttctttttattttgtatcaTTTCATGTACAGAGAA from Accipiter gentilis chromosome 30, bAccGen1.1, whole genome shotgun sequence includes these protein-coding regions:
- the CNIH4 gene encoding protein cornichon homolog 4 — its product is MESVVFIFSLIDCCALIFLSVYFIITLSDLECDYINARSCCSKLNKWVVPEVIGHAVVTVLMLISLHWFIFLLNLPVATWNIYRYIMVPSGNMGVFDPTEIHNRGQLKSHMKEAMIKLGFHLLCFFMYLYSMILALIND